The Pseudodesulfovibrio sp. zrk46 genome contains a region encoding:
- a CDS encoding DUF3382 domain-containing protein — protein sequence MDQQGFVQSFLAAGCENFAEALKKSALAAVWFVFLTFPIMVIKVDTIDKTVVWRWENMAYIALAVFFGSFLWRWMLARKELKKDEVKQETKVESFLTMIQTTPAIKYTLLVIIGVVAAIAPLKFNIMGDKFQLFNLYQTNIMISCLLYIVLGLGLNIVVGLAGLLDLGFVAFYAVGAYAYALCNMHWDIGFWYMLPVGAALGAICGVILGFPVLRLRGDYLAIVTLGFGEIIRLVLENWGEVTMGPSGISSIARPGFFDMKLGVIGSTNYMYYIMIGMVLFTIFCVNRLQNSRIGRAWLALREDEIACQAMGIDKMKTKLMAFSLGATWAGMAGVVFAAKTTFINPASFTFWESAIILSIVVIGGMGSVRGVIAGAVILILVPEYLRDFAEFRMLLFGAIMVLVMVFRPQGLISAKRKIYEYKATKTAGAPNE from the coding sequence ATGGATCAGCAGGGCTTTGTGCAGTCCTTTCTGGCCGCCGGATGCGAGAATTTCGCAGAGGCGCTCAAGAAGTCTGCATTGGCTGCTGTCTGGTTCGTTTTCCTGACCTTCCCCATCATGGTGATCAAGGTCGATACCATCGACAAGACTGTGGTGTGGCGTTGGGAAAATATGGCGTATATCGCCCTTGCCGTATTTTTCGGTTCGTTCTTGTGGCGGTGGATGTTGGCTCGAAAAGAGCTCAAAAAGGATGAAGTTAAGCAGGAGACGAAAGTCGAATCGTTTCTGACGATGATTCAGACGACTCCGGCCATCAAGTACACTCTGCTTGTCATTATCGGTGTCGTCGCTGCCATCGCTCCGCTGAAATTCAACATCATGGGCGACAAGTTTCAGCTCTTCAATCTCTATCAAACCAACATCATGATCTCCTGCCTCCTGTACATCGTACTGGGTCTGGGGCTGAACATTGTTGTCGGTTTGGCTGGTCTGCTTGATCTGGGCTTTGTTGCTTTCTATGCTGTAGGTGCCTATGCCTACGCCTTATGCAACATGCACTGGGATATCGGTTTCTGGTACATGCTTCCGGTTGGTGCCGCTCTTGGTGCCATCTGTGGTGTCATCCTCGGTTTCCCGGTCCTTAGGTTGCGGGGTGACTACCTCGCTATTGTAACATTGGGATTCGGTGAAATTATCCGACTGGTCCTGGAAAACTGGGGCGAGGTCACCATGGGCCCCTCCGGTATTTCTTCCATCGCCCGTCCTGGCTTCTTCGATATGAAGCTCGGTGTAATCGGTTCTACCAACTACATGTATTACATCATGATTGGTATGGTTCTGTTCACCATCTTCTGCGTCAATAGACTCCAGAATTCCCGCATTGGACGAGCCTGGCTTGCCCTGCGCGAGGATGAGATTGCCTGTCAGGCAATGGGCATCGACAAGATGAAGACCAAGCTTATGGCATTCTCCTTGGGGGCAACCTGGGCCGGTATGGCTGGTGTTGTGTTTGCCGCAAAGACGACCTTCATCAATCCGGCGTCTTTCACCTTCTGGGAATCTGCGATCATCCTTTCCATCGTCGTTATCGGTGGTATGGGGTCGGTTCGTGGTGTTATCGCTGGCGCTGTCATCCTGATTCTCGTTCCGGAATACCTGCGTGACTTCGCTGAATTCCGCATGCTCCTGTTCGGTGCCATCATGGTCTTGGTTATGGTCTTCCGACCTCAGGGCCTGATCAGTGCCAAGCGTAAGATCTACGAATACAAAGCTACAAAGACTGCGGGTGCACCTAATGAGTAA
- a CDS encoding ABC transporter ATP-binding protein, with product MSNPVLNVNAVSKDFGGIRALDEVDLVVHDKEIVALIGPNGAGKTTFFNCITGIYTPTSGDVLIDPDSTGKPRRINGKKPNIVTELGMARTFQNIRLFPSMTALENVMIGTHCRTKSSVWGAVSRNKATREEEQAVIQRSYELLELVGLDQYCNEVASNIAYGKQRRLEIARALATDPFLLLLDEPAAGMNPQETLDLEELIVDIREKFDISIMLIEHDMKMVMSMSDRIYVLDYGRMIAEGTPQQIAANEDVIKAYLGEEHDD from the coding sequence ATGAGTAATCCAGTTCTCAACGTTAATGCCGTGAGTAAGGACTTCGGAGGCATCCGTGCTCTGGATGAAGTCGATCTCGTAGTGCACGACAAGGAAATTGTGGCCCTCATTGGGCCAAATGGTGCAGGAAAGACCACCTTCTTTAACTGCATTACAGGTATATATACTCCGACCAGTGGCGATGTGCTTATTGACCCTGATTCAACAGGTAAGCCCCGTCGAATTAACGGCAAGAAGCCGAATATAGTCACCGAACTGGGCATGGCGCGTACCTTTCAGAACATCCGCTTATTTCCGTCCATGACTGCACTTGAAAATGTCATGATCGGAACCCACTGCCGCACCAAGTCTTCGGTCTGGGGAGCTGTCTCCCGCAACAAGGCCACTCGTGAAGAAGAGCAGGCAGTGATTCAGCGCAGTTATGAATTGCTAGAATTGGTGGGGTTGGATCAATACTGCAACGAAGTTGCCTCGAATATAGCGTATGGTAAGCAGCGAAGGCTGGAGATAGCTCGAGCCCTTGCCACTGATCCTTTCCTGTTGTTGCTGGATGAGCCCGCAGCAGGCATGAATCCTCAGGAAACCCTCGATTTGGAAGAGCTCATCGTGGACATCCGCGAGAAGTTCGATATCTCCATTATGCTCATCGAACATGACATGAAAATGGTCATGTCCATGTCCGATCGCATTTATGTGCTTGACTATGGGCGCATGATCGCCGAGGGTACGCCGCAACAAATCGCGGCGAACGAGGATGTCATCAAGGCTTACCTCGGGGAGGAGCATGATGACTAA
- a CDS encoding ABC transporter ATP-binding protein encodes MLELSNVDSFYGNIQALYDVNLHIDRGEIVTLIGANGAGKSTTLMTVCGVVQARNGSVVYQDEEITKVAPNQIVAKGVCQVPEGRLIFPELTVQENLDMGAFMRSDKEGIARDMEYCYDLFPILAERRKQPGGNLSGGEQQMLAIGRALMARPKLLLLDEPSMGLAPLVVKQIFEIIKKVNAESGTTIFLVEQNANLALKIGHRGYVMENGRIVLTDSCDKLLADEQVKKAYLGL; translated from the coding sequence ATATTAGAACTCAGTAACGTCGACAGCTTTTATGGCAACATTCAGGCTCTGTACGACGTTAACCTCCATATCGATCGTGGTGAAATTGTTACCTTGATCGGCGCAAATGGCGCAGGCAAGTCCACCACCCTCATGACCGTATGCGGTGTGGTTCAGGCCAGAAATGGTTCGGTCGTCTATCAGGACGAGGAGATCACCAAGGTGGCTCCGAATCAGATCGTGGCCAAAGGTGTTTGCCAGGTGCCGGAAGGTCGTTTGATTTTTCCCGAACTTACCGTTCAGGAAAATCTGGATATGGGCGCGTTTATGCGGAGCGATAAAGAAGGCATTGCGCGCGATATGGAATATTGTTACGACCTGTTCCCCATTTTAGCGGAACGTCGTAAGCAGCCGGGCGGCAATCTGTCCGGTGGTGAGCAACAGATGTTGGCTATTGGCCGCGCCCTTATGGCCCGTCCCAAGTTGTTGCTCCTCGATGAACCGTCGATGGGCCTTGCCCCATTGGTGGTGAAGCAGATCTTTGAGATCATTAAAAAGGTTAACGCGGAAAGCGGTACCACTATTTTCCTGGTGGAGCAGAACGCGAACCTTGCTCTCAAGATCGGGCACCGAGGCTATGTCATGGAGAATGGGCGGATAGTGCTCACCGACTCCTGCGACAAGCTGCTTGCGGACGAGCAGGTGAAAAAGGCCTACTTGGGGCTGTAA
- the guaB gene encoding IMP dehydrogenase encodes MSKILDKALTFDDVLLLPGYSNVLPDAVDVSTYLTPQIKLNIPLISAAMDTVTESRMAISMARYGGAGVIHKNMSVREQAREIDRVKKSESGMISDPLTVHPDDDLGKVKAIMAEYRISGLPVVKGDHLVGIITNRDIRFVKDENPLVSELMTSRNLVTVPEGIDNDEAKRKLHQHRIEKLLVVDEDGRLKGLITIKDINKHKKYPDAVKDGRGRLICGAAIGIGPDCLSRSEALLHAGVDFLVLDSAHGHSENILKSARELRAAFPNVQLIGGNIATYEGAKALIEAGVDTVKVGIGPGSICTTRVVAGVGVPQITAVMEANRAAREADKCIIADGGIKYSGDVVKALAVGANVCMMGSVLAGTDESPGETILYQGRTYKQYRGMGSIDAMKKGSSDRYFQEKSKKLVPEGIVGRVPYRGIVGDTIFQFIGGLRSGMGYTGSATLNDLYENSQMVPISPAGLRESHVHDVTITKESPNYRGDG; translated from the coding sequence ATGAGCAAGATACTTGATAAGGCACTGACTTTCGACGACGTACTGTTGTTGCCGGGCTATTCCAATGTGCTGCCCGACGCAGTGGATGTTTCCACTTACCTGACGCCACAGATCAAGCTGAACATTCCGCTCATATCTGCGGCCATGGACACTGTCACTGAATCCCGTATGGCTATTTCCATGGCACGTTACGGTGGTGCAGGTGTCATTCACAAGAACATGTCCGTGCGTGAGCAGGCGCGTGAGATTGATCGCGTCAAAAAGTCTGAATCCGGTATGATCTCCGATCCCCTCACCGTTCATCCCGACGATGATCTGGGCAAGGTGAAGGCCATTATGGCTGAGTACCGTATTTCCGGTCTGCCTGTTGTTAAGGGCGACCATCTGGTGGGTATCATCACCAACCGTGACATCCGGTTCGTGAAAGATGAAAACCCGCTGGTTTCCGAGTTGATGACCAGCCGCAACCTCGTCACCGTGCCCGAGGGCATCGATAACGATGAGGCCAAGCGTAAGCTGCACCAGCACCGCATCGAAAAGCTGTTGGTGGTTGATGAGGATGGACGCCTTAAAGGTCTCATCACCATCAAGGATATCAACAAGCACAAGAAGTATCCTGATGCTGTTAAGGATGGCAGAGGGCGCCTGATTTGTGGTGCAGCCATTGGCATCGGACCTGACTGCCTGAGTCGTTCTGAGGCTCTGTTGCATGCTGGTGTTGACTTCCTGGTACTGGATTCTGCCCATGGTCATTCCGAGAATATCCTGAAGTCCGCTCGCGAACTGCGTGCCGCTTTCCCGAATGTCCAGCTGATCGGTGGTAACATTGCTACTTATGAAGGTGCCAAGGCGCTGATCGAGGCTGGTGTAGATACCGTCAAGGTTGGTATCGGCCCCGGTTCCATCTGCACCACTCGTGTGGTAGCCGGTGTCGGCGTCCCGCAGATTACCGCAGTAATGGAAGCCAATCGCGCAGCTCGTGAAGCTGACAAGTGCATCATCGCTGATGGTGGCATCAAATACTCCGGCGACGTGGTCAAGGCTCTCGCTGTGGGTGCCAATGTCTGCATGATGGGTTCTGTTCTCGCAGGCACCGATGAGTCCCCGGGTGAAACCATCTTGTACCAAGGCCGTACTTATAAGCAGTACCGCGGTATGGGCTCCATCGACGCCATGAAGAAGGGTAGCTCTGATCGTTACTTCCAGGAGAAGTCCAAGAAGCTCGTCCCTGAAGGCATCGTTGGCCGTGTGCCTTACCGTGGTATTGTGGGTGATACTATCTTCCAGTTCATCGGTGGTCTGCGTTCCGGTATGGGCTACACCGGTTCTGCTACTCTTAACGACCTGTACGAAAATTCTCAGATGGTTCCCATTTCCCCGGCTGGTCTCCGTGAGTCCCACGTCCATGACGTGACCATCACCAAGGAGTCTCCGAACTACCGTGGCGATGGCTAA
- the guaA gene encoding glutamine-hydrolyzing GMP synthase, which produces MHDNRVLILDFGSQFTQLIARRVREAGIYSEIHPCNVDPERVKAFKPSALILSGGPSSVLEGGCPDLNMEYMEMGIPVLGICYGMQLLAHKLGGKVVSSTDREYGRAQFSALNDCVLFDGIDEKEDLTVWMSHGDRVEGLPEGFLPMGKTDSIEFGAMGNDEKKIYALQFHPEVAHTEHGEKIIQNFLFKVAGLESSWSMSSFVETCIEDLKKQVGDDKVVLGLSGGIDSTVAAVLLHRAIGKNLHCIFVDNGLLRMGEKEEVVGFLAEHFDLNVKFVDAAQEFLDDLKGVEDPEKKRKLIGYKFIEVFDREAKAIDGVKWLGQGTLYPDVIESESFKGPSAVIKSHHNVGGLPEKMNLKLVEPLRELFKDEVRRAAYELGLPEHIIWRQPFPGPGLSIRIIGEVTEERLEILRLADKIVQNEMVASDWYRKVWQGFAVLLPLKTVGVMGDDRTYENVIALRVVDSIDAMTADWSRLPSELLARMSNRIINEVKGVNRVVLDISSKPPSTIEWE; this is translated from the coding sequence ATGCACGACAATAGAGTACTCATTCTTGATTTTGGCAGCCAGTTCACCCAGCTGATCGCACGTCGCGTGCGCGAAGCGGGTATCTATTCCGAGATCCATCCGTGTAACGTCGATCCCGAACGGGTCAAGGCGTTCAAACCGTCCGCACTGATTTTGTCGGGTGGTCCTTCCAGCGTTCTGGAAGGCGGATGTCCGGACCTGAACATGGAATATATGGAAATGGGCATCCCGGTGCTTGGCATTTGCTACGGCATGCAGCTCCTGGCCCACAAACTCGGCGGTAAGGTTGTATCCTCCACCGACCGCGAATACGGTCGCGCACAGTTCTCCGCATTGAACGACTGCGTACTGTTTGACGGTATTGATGAGAAAGAAGACCTGACCGTTTGGATGTCCCATGGTGACCGCGTTGAAGGTCTGCCTGAAGGCTTCCTGCCCATGGGCAAGACCGACTCCATTGAGTTCGGCGCCATGGGTAATGACGAAAAGAAAATTTATGCTCTTCAGTTCCACCCGGAAGTTGCTCACACCGAGCACGGCGAGAAGATCATCCAGAACTTCCTGTTCAAGGTCGCTGGTCTGGAATCTTCCTGGTCCATGTCTTCCTTCGTGGAAACCTGCATTGAGGATCTGAAGAAGCAGGTTGGTGATGACAAGGTAGTTCTGGGCCTGTCCGGCGGTATTGATTCCACCGTGGCCGCAGTGCTCCTGCATCGCGCCATTGGCAAGAACTTGCACTGCATCTTCGTAGATAATGGTCTGCTTCGTATGGGCGAGAAAGAAGAAGTCGTCGGCTTCCTGGCCGAACACTTTGATCTCAACGTCAAGTTCGTTGATGCAGCCCAGGAATTCCTGGACGACCTCAAGGGCGTTGAAGATCCCGAGAAGAAGCGCAAGCTCATCGGTTACAAGTTCATCGAAGTTTTTGACCGTGAAGCCAAGGCCATTGATGGCGTAAAGTGGCTCGGTCAGGGCACCCTGTACCCGGATGTTATTGAGTCCGAGTCTTTCAAGGGCCCCTCTGCTGTTATCAAATCTCACCACAACGTTGGTGGCCTGCCTGAGAAGATGAATCTCAAGCTGGTTGAACCGCTGCGTGAACTGTTCAAAGACGAAGTGCGCCGCGCAGCCTACGAACTGGGTCTGCCTGAGCACATCATCTGGCGTCAGCCGTTCCCCGGTCCGGGCCTGTCTATCCGCATTATCGGTGAGGTTACCGAGGAGCGTCTGGAGATTCTGCGCCTCGCAGATAAGATAGTTCAGAACGAAATGGTTGCCTCCGACTGGTATCGTAAGGTATGGCAGGGCTTTGCCGTGCTGTTGCCGCTCAAGACCGTTGGTGTCATGGGTGATGACCGCACCTACGAGAATGTTATTGCCCTGCGCGTCGTTGATTCCATCGATGCCATGACCGCTGACTGGTCTCGACTGCCCAGCGAACTGCTGGCCCGCATGTCAAACAGGATCATCAACGAGGTCAAGGGCGTCAACCGAGTTGTCTTGGATATCTCTTCCAAGCCGCCGAGCACCATCGAGTGGGAATAG
- the tatB gene encoding Sec-independent protein translocase protein TatB, whose product MFGVGGPELLIICVVALIVIGPKKLPEMLRSLGKGVAEFKRVGNDVKSTLDDEVSKAETEARKREVDEELARRKAEKAKMEAETAKAEAETAKAELEKAQAEAVTEAANDKA is encoded by the coding sequence ATGTTTGGAGTTGGTGGACCGGAACTGTTGATCATCTGTGTGGTGGCGCTCATCGTCATCGGCCCCAAAAAATTGCCTGAGATGCTGCGTTCTCTGGGCAAGGGGGTTGCCGAGTTTAAGCGCGTGGGGAACGACGTTAAGTCCACCCTAGACGACGAAGTGAGCAAGGCCGAAACTGAAGCCCGCAAGCGTGAAGTGGACGAGGAACTCGCCCGCCGTAAAGCTGAAAAGGCCAAGATGGAAGCCGAGACTGCAAAGGCAGAAGCGGAAACCGCCAAGGCTGAACTGGAAAAGGCCCAGGCAGAGGCTGTCACCGAAGCCGCCAATGACAAGGCCTAA
- the tatC gene encoding twin-arginine translocase subunit TatC produces the protein MSSEKDEKKEITSEEPVVNSPDETPDDDPSLEDAGMPVASEEEIAEAEQNLAVADGDASDNGTDSAEDTPEESDGEEFEEDEEGHMSLLDHLGELRLRLTRSFIAIAVGMLACYSFADKMFDILMEPMIKVFQKQAANNPILSGEFYDQFRNLLTGLMGERGLPTDQVDLFVDALQKSLMQVAQEGHFQYTYPAEAFFSHIKISIVAGLFLVSPYVFAQIWGFIAPGLYAHERKWMIPMALISAIFFTAGAGFGYFVVFPFGFEFFASFSTEGIQFTPKLNEYLSFCLKLLFAFGFVFELPLFIFFLARMGMVSSKGLREKRKYAILIGFVLAAILTPPDPFTQCLMAGPLIILYELGIWVAFFFGKNEKRHQQKREAEEAAKQAELDAAAAEAKAKEDEPEEQADKA, from the coding sequence ATGAGTTCCGAAAAAGACGAGAAGAAGGAAATCACCTCCGAAGAGCCGGTGGTGAACTCTCCTGACGAAACCCCGGATGACGACCCCTCTCTTGAAGATGCAGGCATGCCTGTAGCTTCTGAAGAGGAAATTGCCGAAGCTGAACAGAACCTTGCTGTTGCCGATGGTGACGCTAGCGATAACGGTACTGATTCTGCTGAGGATACACCTGAAGAATCTGACGGCGAAGAGTTCGAAGAAGACGAAGAAGGGCATATGTCTCTTCTTGATCATCTTGGCGAACTTCGTCTGCGCTTGACGCGCAGTTTCATTGCCATAGCTGTCGGTATGCTTGCCTGTTACAGCTTTGCTGACAAGATGTTCGACATCCTCATGGAACCGATGATCAAGGTGTTCCAGAAGCAGGCCGCGAACAATCCCATCCTGTCGGGTGAGTTCTACGATCAATTCCGCAATTTACTGACTGGCCTTATGGGTGAGAGAGGACTGCCCACCGATCAGGTGGACCTGTTCGTTGATGCTCTCCAAAAGTCCCTGATGCAAGTCGCTCAGGAAGGGCACTTTCAGTATACCTATCCTGCAGAAGCTTTCTTCTCTCATATCAAAATTTCTATCGTAGCGGGTCTGTTCCTTGTCAGCCCATATGTGTTTGCTCAGATCTGGGGTTTTATTGCTCCCGGTCTTTACGCTCATGAACGCAAGTGGATGATTCCGATGGCGCTTATCTCGGCCATCTTCTTCACAGCTGGTGCAGGGTTCGGCTACTTCGTCGTTTTCCCGTTTGGTTTCGAGTTCTTCGCGAGCTTCTCTACCGAGGGTATTCAGTTTACACCGAAACTCAATGAGTATTTGAGCTTCTGTCTGAAGTTGCTGTTTGCATTCGGGTTTGTATTCGAACTGCCGTTGTTCATATTTTTCCTTGCACGGATGGGCATGGTATCCTCCAAGGGGCTGCGTGAAAAGCGTAAGTATGCCATCCTTATCGGTTTTGTTTTGGCAGCTATCCTGACGCCGCCTGATCCATTTACCCAGTGCCTCATGGCGGGGCCGCTGATCATCCTTTATGAGCTCGGCATCTGGGTGGCATTCTTCTTCGGTAAGAATGAGAAACGTCACCAGCAAAAGCGTGAGGCCGAGGAAGCAGCCAAGCAGGCTGAATTGGATGCCGCCGCCGCTGAAGCAAAAGCTAAAGAGGACGAGCCTGAAGAGCAGGCTGATAAGGCATAA
- the hisB gene encoding imidazoleglycerol-phosphate dehydratase HisB, protein MAGRKATVERTTNETDIKLSLNLEGEGRVNVDTGVGFADHMLTLFAFWAGFDLDLTCKGDLEIDSHHTLEDIGLCLGQALSEALGDKKGIVRVASAKVPMDEALAEVVIDISGRPYIVYNDELLPAIIAGDEKDVWREFLKSFAFKAGMNLHVKFEYGQNGHHLLEAAFKAMGIALGQASRIGRKGVSSTKGSLD, encoded by the coding sequence ATGGCTGGGCGCAAAGCCACGGTGGAACGTACCACCAATGAAACTGACATCAAACTTTCTCTCAATCTTGAGGGCGAGGGGCGTGTCAATGTTGATACAGGCGTGGGGTTTGCCGACCACATGCTGACCCTGTTTGCCTTCTGGGCCGGATTCGATCTGGACCTCACTTGCAAAGGCGACCTGGAGATTGACAGCCATCATACTCTTGAAGACATCGGCCTTTGTCTTGGACAAGCACTGTCCGAAGCCTTGGGCGACAAGAAAGGCATTGTTCGTGTGGCATCTGCCAAAGTGCCCATGGACGAAGCTCTTGCAGAAGTTGTCATCGATATTTCCGGCCGTCCTTATATCGTCTACAATGACGAACTGCTGCCAGCAATTATTGCTGGCGATGAGAAGGACGTTTGGCGTGAATTTTTGAAGTCTTTTGCTTTCAAGGCGGGCATGAATCTGCACGTCAAGTTTGAGTACGGCCAGAATGGCCATCACCTGCTGGAAGCCGCGTTCAAGGCCATGGGCATCGCTTTGGGCCAGGCCAGTCGTATTGGACGTAAAGGTGTTTCCAGCACCAAAGGGAGCCTCGACTAA
- the hisA gene encoding 1-(5-phosphoribosyl)-5-[(5-phosphoribosylamino)methylideneamino]imidazole-4-carboxamide isomerase, with protein MILFPAVDIKNGECVRLAQGKEDQVTVFGSDPVAQARHWASLGARYLHVVDLDGAFSGMPKNFELIKSICTEIDIPVQLGGGIRDIATAEKYIEAGVHRLIIGTMALEEPDLFSDLCKALPGRIGVSLDAVDGQLKTKGWVEDAGLTMDDVLPRLEKDGIRFIVYTDISRDGMQTGVNVQGLADLCAKTSIPVIAAGGVHTMDDIKNLYPLSKKGLEGAISGRAIYVGTLDVKEANTWIDEQ; from the coding sequence ATGATTCTTTTTCCCGCTGTTGACATCAAGAACGGTGAGTGCGTCCGCCTTGCACAGGGCAAGGAAGATCAGGTCACCGTATTCGGTAGTGACCCTGTTGCGCAGGCCCGTCACTGGGCTTCCCTTGGCGCTCGCTACCTGCACGTAGTTGATCTGGACGGTGCCTTCTCGGGCATGCCCAAGAACTTCGAACTGATTAAGTCCATCTGCACCGAGATTGATATTCCGGTTCAGCTTGGCGGTGGTATTCGCGATATCGCAACTGCAGAGAAATATATTGAAGCCGGCGTACATCGTCTGATTATTGGTACTATGGCATTGGAGGAGCCGGATTTGTTCTCTGATCTCTGCAAGGCCCTGCCTGGTCGTATTGGCGTGTCTCTTGACGCCGTTGACGGTCAGTTGAAGACCAAAGGCTGGGTGGAAGATGCCGGGTTGACCATGGATGATGTGCTGCCGCGTCTTGAAAAAGACGGCATCCGTTTCATCGTATACACCGACATCTCTCGCGACGGCATGCAGACTGGTGTGAACGTGCAAGGATTGGCTGACTTGTGTGCCAAAACTTCCATTCCTGTCATTGCTGCAGGTGGCGTGCACACCATGGATGACATCAAGAACTTGTACCCACTGTCCAAGAAAGGTTTGGAGGGTGCAATTTCCGGTCGTGCCATCTATGTTGGTACTCTGGATGTGAAGGAAGCAAATACTTGGATTGACGAACAGTAA
- a CDS encoding mechanosensitive ion channel domain-containing protein: protein MNLLDPQTVQGLLEEAIAMVTTHGLNILVALLIFVIGRLIAKRLSMLTHKLLSKSRVDETLCSFLRNIIYYALLAAIIIMALGQAGINVTSFLAVLGAAGLAVGLALKDSLSNFAAGVMLIMLGFFKKGDYVTAGGESGTVTSIKIFNTVLTTPDNKVIIVPNSSILSGNIINVTANDTRRVDLVMGIGYDDDLLKAKQVLERIVSEEPRVLKEPAPQIMVSALADSSVNINVRPWVKTEDYWGVYFALTEKVKLVFDQEGISIPYPQTDVHLFKADK, encoded by the coding sequence ATGAATCTACTCGATCCCCAGACTGTTCAGGGATTATTGGAAGAAGCCATTGCTATGGTGACCACCCATGGTCTCAACATACTCGTCGCTCTTCTAATTTTTGTCATCGGACGACTTATCGCCAAGCGTCTGTCCATGCTCACCCACAAACTCCTAAGCAAATCCAGAGTGGACGAGACCCTCTGCTCATTCCTGCGCAACATCATCTACTACGCACTGTTAGCCGCCATTATTATCATGGCGTTAGGACAGGCCGGGATCAATGTAACCTCATTTCTTGCTGTCCTCGGTGCTGCCGGCCTTGCTGTTGGCCTTGCTCTCAAGGACTCCCTTTCTAACTTTGCTGCAGGCGTCATGCTCATCATGTTAGGCTTCTTCAAGAAGGGAGACTACGTTACTGCAGGTGGTGAAAGTGGAACCGTCACATCCATAAAGATCTTCAACACTGTTTTGACTACTCCTGATAACAAAGTCATCATCGTACCAAACTCTTCGATCCTCTCAGGTAATATCATTAACGTTACTGCCAATGATACCCGTCGAGTAGACCTTGTTATGGGCATCGGATACGATGACGATCTTCTCAAGGCCAAGCAAGTGCTTGAGCGAATTGTTTCCGAAGAACCCCGTGTACTCAAGGAACCAGCACCACAGATCATGGTTTCGGCACTCGCGGACTCATCAGTCAATATCAATGTCCGCCCTTGGGTCAAGACTGAAGACTATTGGGGTGTGTACTTCGCTCTCACAGAAAAAGTAAAACTCGTATTTGATCAGGAAGGCATCTCCATCCCCTATCCGCAAACCGATGTTCACCTGTTCAAAGCCGACAAGTAA
- a CDS encoding glycosyltransferase family 2 protein, with protein sequence MRETVTGLVLTLNGERWLDDCLKSLDFCDEILVVDSQSTDRTIEIAEANGARVIVNPWPGPVAQFELALSEIKTDWVVSLDQDEMLTDELRNNIQVKLSANEPVAGYYTPRSSYYFNRFMKHSGWYPDYLFRVFRLDKMKVTASGAHYHFEALGKTDKLSGDILHYPYESFEQHMDKINYYAEEGAKSLREKGRKGGLLQGLLHGTIRFIKLYFLKAGLLDGKAGFYNAMAGFYYTFQKYIRVEETEKWGKL encoded by the coding sequence ATGCGCGAAACCGTGACCGGACTGGTCCTTACACTCAATGGCGAACGTTGGCTCGACGACTGCCTCAAATCGCTCGATTTCTGCGATGAAATACTGGTGGTGGACTCTCAATCCACTGACAGAACCATTGAAATTGCCGAAGCCAATGGAGCACGAGTCATCGTCAATCCATGGCCTGGCCCAGTGGCCCAGTTCGAACTCGCCCTCTCTGAGATCAAAACCGATTGGGTCGTTTCCCTTGATCAGGATGAAATGCTGACGGATGAACTCCGCAATAATATTCAAGTCAAACTTTCGGCCAATGAGCCTGTGGCCGGTTACTACACTCCCCGAAGCTCATACTACTTTAATCGCTTCATGAAGCACTCTGGGTGGTACCCCGATTACCTGTTTCGCGTGTTTCGCCTTGACAAGATGAAGGTGACGGCTTCTGGAGCGCATTATCACTTTGAAGCTCTCGGCAAGACTGACAAGCTGTCCGGAGACATCCTTCACTACCCATATGAATCCTTCGAGCAACATATGGATAAAATCAACTATTATGCCGAAGAAGGTGCCAAGTCTTTACGCGAAAAGGGCCGCAAGGGAGGACTGCTCCAGGGACTCCTTCATGGCACCATACGCTTCATCAAACTCTATTTTCTCAAAGCAGGCCTACTGGATGGAAAGGCAGGATTCTACAACGCAATGGCTGGATTCTACTATACATTCCAAAAATACATCCGAGTAGAAGAAACCGAGAAATGGGGCAAACTGTAG